Proteins from one Microbacterium proteolyticum genomic window:
- a CDS encoding single-stranded DNA-binding protein: MSIQTQQSLTGFIATEPQLTTTSKGQARFYARVGVRHQRVEPDGTTTDLEPTFHHLVLFRAAAKRAHAQFAKDDSFVASGRVHAFTYERDGKTVPDEEFIATAIGHDSLRTRYGVDRSRRAGQAVEADAAERPSPRPRRKPAPIGDAPQRPSAESTAVAL; this comes from the coding sequence GTGAGCATCCAGACCCAGCAGTCACTGACCGGGTTCATCGCGACCGAGCCGCAGCTGACCACGACCTCCAAGGGCCAGGCCCGGTTCTACGCCAGGGTCGGTGTGCGGCATCAGCGCGTGGAGCCGGACGGCACCACGACCGACCTCGAGCCGACGTTCCACCACCTCGTCCTGTTCCGCGCCGCCGCTAAGCGCGCTCACGCCCAGTTCGCAAAGGACGACAGCTTCGTCGCCAGCGGCCGCGTTCACGCCTTCACGTACGAGCGGGACGGGAAGACGGTCCCCGACGAGGAGTTCATCGCGACCGCGATCGGGCACGACAGCCTGCGCACCCGGTACGGCGTCGACCGCAGCCGACGCGCCGGGCAGGCCGTGGAGGCGGACGCCGCCGAGCGCCCCTCGCCGCGACCGCGCCGCAAGCCGGCCCCGATCGGCGACGCGCCGCAGCGCCCGTCCGCAGAGTCCACCGCGGTCGCCCTCTGA
- a CDS encoding type IV secretory system conjugative DNA transfer family protein, which produces MSTTTGRGPEDLLANLGIGLLVAVAGFAGVLRVAGAIAAFLTGAPQPAGGIEAGLGVLLRPGDPGDPLGAPRLNPVVYWIVTALLLAVLGVAGWWGWSLLRRHSTTTRRDPHRIQGTATGAEVAQAASSRALLRRASTLRPSLSEPKPADVGYLLGRSHGRQVWASVEDSILLIGPPRAGKGMFVAINAILDAPGAVVTTSTRPDNLTATLRARLRRGPVAVFDPQHLAEGVPAGLRWSPVRGCETPLTAMIRATGLAAGTGLSSGGVEGGGFWEGKTRTALQALLHAAALDGRGAAELFRWTLDPTAAAEAVAILTAHPQAATGWAESLEAMIHADPRTRDSIWQGVSLALSCLADPRVLEAVTPRPGEDFDPAAFLTQRGTLYLLATSAGAGGSSALVSAFVEDLVETARHLAATSPGARLDPPLLLALDEIGNLAPLPSLPTLMAEGGGTGITTMPVLQSLAQAREKWGENAAAAIWDASIVKIVLGGASGSRDLQDLSTLIGERDETTHSDTIGDRGSRSSQRSVRRVAVMPPETIRTLPFGTGITLLRSAPPIVTDLRSWTSREDAATLKADRAEIEASLRRPA; this is translated from the coding sequence GTGAGCACGACGACGGGACGCGGCCCCGAAGACCTGCTCGCGAACCTCGGCATCGGCCTACTCGTCGCCGTCGCCGGATTCGCCGGGGTGCTTCGGGTCGCCGGGGCGATCGCGGCGTTCCTGACCGGGGCGCCACAGCCGGCAGGCGGCATCGAGGCCGGCCTCGGCGTGCTGCTGCGTCCCGGCGACCCCGGCGATCCACTGGGCGCGCCGAGGCTGAACCCGGTCGTCTACTGGATCGTCACGGCCCTGCTGCTCGCCGTCCTCGGCGTCGCAGGCTGGTGGGGCTGGTCGCTGCTGCGCCGGCACTCGACGACGACCCGCCGCGACCCACACCGCATCCAGGGCACCGCGACCGGAGCGGAGGTCGCCCAGGCCGCCTCCAGCCGGGCGCTTCTGCGCCGCGCCTCCACGCTTCGCCCGTCCCTCTCGGAGCCGAAGCCGGCCGACGTCGGCTACCTGCTCGGCCGCTCGCACGGGCGCCAAGTGTGGGCGTCGGTGGAGGACAGCATCCTGCTGATCGGCCCGCCTCGGGCGGGCAAGGGCATGTTCGTCGCGATCAACGCCATCCTCGACGCCCCGGGCGCGGTCGTGACCACCTCGACCCGACCCGACAACCTCACCGCAACGCTTCGCGCAAGGCTCCGGCGCGGCCCCGTCGCGGTGTTCGACCCGCAGCACCTGGCCGAAGGCGTGCCGGCGGGGCTGCGCTGGTCGCCCGTGCGCGGCTGCGAGACCCCGCTGACGGCGATGATCCGTGCGACGGGCCTGGCCGCCGGCACCGGGCTTTCCTCGGGCGGAGTCGAGGGCGGCGGGTTCTGGGAGGGCAAGACACGCACCGCGCTCCAGGCGCTGCTGCACGCCGCGGCTCTCGACGGCCGCGGGGCCGCCGAGCTGTTCCGCTGGACCCTGGACCCGACTGCCGCCGCCGAGGCCGTCGCGATCCTCACCGCCCACCCGCAGGCGGCGACCGGATGGGCCGAGTCGCTGGAGGCGATGATCCACGCCGACCCCCGCACCCGCGACTCGATCTGGCAAGGCGTCTCCCTCGCGTTGAGCTGCCTGGCCGACCCGCGCGTGCTGGAAGCGGTCACCCCGCGCCCCGGCGAGGACTTCGACCCCGCGGCGTTCCTCACCCAGCGCGGGACGCTCTACCTGCTGGCGACCTCCGCGGGCGCCGGCGGTTCCTCGGCGCTGGTGTCCGCGTTCGTCGAAGACCTTGTGGAGACCGCCAGGCACCTGGCCGCGACCTCACCCGGCGCTCGCCTGGACCCGCCGCTGCTGCTCGCGCTGGACGAGATCGGGAACCTCGCGCCCCTGCCGAGCCTGCCCACGCTGATGGCGGAGGGGGGCGGCACCGGGATCACGACCATGCCCGTGTTGCAATCCCTCGCCCAGGCGCGGGAGAAGTGGGGCGAAAACGCCGCCGCGGCGATCTGGGACGCCTCCATCGTCAAGATCGTCCTCGGCGGCGCGTCCGGCTCACGCGACCTGCAAGACCTGTCGACCCTCATCGGGGAGCGGGACGAGACCACCCACTCGGACACGATCGGCGACCGCGGATCGCGCTCCTCGCAACGCTCCGTGCGCCGCGTGGCCGTGATGCCGCCCGAGACGATCAGAACCTTGCCGTTCGGCACCGGGATCACACTGCTGCGCTCGGCCCCGCCCATCGTCACCGATCTGCGGTCGTGGACGAGCCGCGAGGACGCCGCGACGCTGAAGGCCGACCGTGCCGAGATCGAGGCATCGCTGCGTCGTCCCGCATGA